Proteins co-encoded in one Medicago truncatula cultivar Jemalong A17 chromosome 8, MtrunA17r5.0-ANR, whole genome shotgun sequence genomic window:
- the LOC120577646 gene encoding chitinase 2: MSHLIIGDNAVDPFIFREYIGVKPYPASLNNFPYEIIIAKHFHFILGFANDSYNEEGKGTGNFNANWNSDFFGPQNVMALKRKYPHVKVVISIGGRDANFPFFPAAREEWCGNAVDSLKEIIRSYNDCSVEDNILIDGIDIFYDYINTNENDFSNYVGDVINRLKKEVRIDVVSIAPSHETHKHYKELYLACTDDINWVNYQFYMQPIPSKNDFLNLFLNLAKEYDSNKLLVGGSSDPIDADNFNPDEFVEACNDLHKTKSLRGIFIWNANDSANNVPPFYLEKKLQGEYKRLTN; encoded by the coding sequence ATGTCTCATCTCATCATCGGTGACAATGCTGTTGATCCATTCATTTTTCGAGAATACATTGGCGTGAAGCCATACCCAGCTTCTCTTAATAATTTCCCATATGAAATTATTATCGCCAAGCATTTCCATTTCATTTTAGGCTTTGCCAATGATAGTTACAACGAAGAAGGAAAAGGCACCGGAAATTTTAACGCCAATTGGAATAGTGATTTCTTCGGTCCTCAAAATGTGATGGCTCTCAAGAGAAAGTATCCCCATGTCAAGGTGGTAATAAGCATTGGAGGTCGTGATGCTAACTTTCCATTCTTTCCTGCTGCCAGAGAAGAATGGTGCGGCAATGCCGTAGATTCGCTCAAAGAGATCATCCGATCATACAACGACTGTTCCGTCGAAGATAACATCTTAATTGATGGCATTGATATTTTCTATGACTACATcaataccaatgaaaatgatttcTCCAACTACGTTGGGGACGTTATAAATAGACTCAAGAAAGAGGTACGTATCGATGTGGTGTCTATTGCTCCATCCCATGAAACTCATAAACACTACAAGGAACTCTACTTGGCATGCACTGACGATATTAATTGGGTTAACTACCAATTCTACATGCAGCCTATCCCCTCAAAGAACGATTTTCTAAACCTCTTTCTTAATCTTGCAAAAGAATATGATTCTAATAAACTCCTAGTAGGAGGAAGCTCCGATCCAATTGACGCAGATAATTTTAATCCAGACGAATTCGTTGAAGCCTGCAACGATCTCCACAAAACTAAATCGCTCCGTGGAATTTTCATTTGGAATGCTAATGACTCCGCCAACAACGTCCCACCTTTCTACCTCGAGAAAAAGCTACAAGGGGAGTATAAAAGATTGACTAATTAA